The following proteins come from a genomic window of Geomonas sp. RF6:
- a CDS encoding spermidine synthase, with translation MAQPWKVLDKIETDEGILELRQRAEGDFLITVGNLVLMNSLAHRSEVALGALACAGLMERPAPRVLVGGLGMGYTLKAVLDNLPADAEVVVAELNPVVLKWCQGPLASLTGSAVTDPRVTVEIANVADVIKRSAKGGATFDAIVLDLYKGPHAKTLPSDPLYGAGAIDRARAALKPGGAFAIWGENYDEGFARRLSAAGFSVTSERPGRGGLRHVVFLARLPQGKSLAKGKGR, from the coding sequence GTGGCACAGCCGTGGAAGGTACTGGACAAAATTGAGACGGACGAGGGGATACTGGAGCTCAGGCAGCGCGCCGAGGGGGACTTTCTCATCACGGTAGGAAACCTCGTCCTTATGAACAGCCTCGCCCACCGCTCCGAGGTCGCTCTCGGTGCCCTCGCCTGCGCGGGATTGATGGAGCGCCCGGCACCGCGGGTGCTGGTCGGGGGGCTGGGGATGGGGTACACCCTGAAGGCGGTGCTGGACAATCTCCCCGCCGACGCCGAGGTCGTCGTCGCCGAGCTGAACCCGGTGGTGCTCAAGTGGTGTCAGGGGCCCCTCGCTTCCCTCACCGGGAGCGCCGTCACCGACCCCCGGGTCACCGTGGAGATAGCGAACGTGGCGGACGTGATAAAGAGGTCAGCCAAAGGCGGCGCCACCTTCGACGCCATCGTCCTCGACCTGTACAAGGGGCCGCACGCGAAGACCCTCCCCTCCGACCCGCTCTACGGGGCAGGCGCCATAGACCGGGCCCGCGCCGCATTGAAGCCGGGAGGCGCATTCGCGATCTGGGGAGAGAATTACGACGAAGGGTTCGCCCGGCGCCTCTCCGCAGCCGGTTTTTCAGTCACCTCGGAGCGTCCGGGGCGCGGTGGCCTGCGCCACGTCGTCTTTCTGGCGCGACTGCCCCAGGGGAAAAGTCTGGCGAAAGGGAAGGGGCGCTAG